TCGATGATCGCGAATATGAACATGAACAGCGGCAGGGCCAGGATCGCGAATTCGATCGCGGCCACGCCGCGGCGATCAGCGAGGAGACAGCGCAGAAGTGCAAACGGTTTTGCCTGCCTCATTGGGTCAGCCGGACGGATGTGAGATATTGGGTGAAAAGCGCTGACAAGCCTGTCGTGATGTCGGCTGACGATGATGCGGAAATAAACAAGCTCTTCGAAGATGCGCAGTCGGCAAGCGCATAGGGGATGTAGTCTCGCCGCGTGATGCTGGTCGATACGCCGCTATCCATGGTGCCGCCCCAAGTGCTCTTCCACTTGGCGCTCGCCATGGTCGAGCCGACAGTTGCGTTATAACCCCAGTCCGTGGTGATCGGCAGATATTCGGTATAAAGAACCGCCATGGTGGCGGACTGGTTCTTGATGTATGCACACCAGTCCGGATTGAGCGGCGCCACCTTGTTCCAGTATTTTCCAGACACGGCTGTCTTACCGCTCCATGTCACCCCGGTGGTTACCCATTCGCGCTGCGATTGCACGCCGTCCGTCAGCAGAAGAACCAATTTGAGCGGTTTGGACGAGGAGGTGCCATCGCCACCAGTCCCGACCATCTTCTTCAGCGCGGTCAAGGAAACGTCAAAATAGGTATAGGTCGTCGAGCTTGCGCTTGTGAGGCCGTAACTGTCGTCAACCAGGCGTTTGTGTGCAGTCGCGGTATCCAGCGTCGGAGCCAGAACTTCCGTAGCTGTGTCACCCAAGCTGTATAGTCCGACCTTGATTCGCTGATGCGTCTCGTCGGACGCGTTGATCATGTTGAGCACTTCATCGACTGCGTCCACGGCAACGTCAGCACGCAGCTTTATTTTCATTGTCGTACTATATTTGTAGTTGTCGGGATATGTTGCGCCGCCGACTGTGTGCGTATCGCCCGTGTGGCAAGCAAACTGACACCCGATGCCCTTGTACATTGTCTGCTGGCCTGCCGTCGTTGCCGCCAGAAGCATCGAAGGGGATTTGTCGATAACGATGTAAACGTTGAGATAGGACGTCGCCGGCCCTTCGACGGCACTTGATACACTGACAGGAACAGT
The nucleotide sequence above comes from Rhizobium sp. CB3090. Encoded proteins:
- a CDS encoding TadE/TadG family type IV pilus assembly protein, whose product is MVVLSSGFSWSLRRLFETVRGLRRDRGGNVAIVVALTMVPMILAVGASFDYIRAYNVRQSMQADLDAALIAAVKQIDTDDSDALKQKVSDWFHAQVESSYSLGDIEIDTTNHRITATASGTVPTTLMQLANITTVPVSVSSAVEGPATSYLNVYIVIDKSPSMLLAATTAGQQTMYKGIGCQFACHTGDTHTVGGATYPDNYKYSTTMKIKLRADVAVDAVDEVLNMINASDETHQRIKVGLYSLGDTATEVLAPTLDTATAHKRLVDDSYGLTSASSTTYTYFDVSLTALKKMVGTGGDGTSSSKPLKLVLLLTDGVQSQREWVTTGVTWSGKTAVSGKYWNKVAPLNPDWCAYIKNQSATMAVLYTEYLPITTDWGYNATVGSTMASAKWKSTWGGTMDSGVSTSITRRDYIPYALADCASSKSLFISASSSADITTGLSALFTQYLTSVRLTQ